A region of the Lepidochelys kempii isolate rLepKem1 chromosome 24, rLepKem1.hap2, whole genome shotgun sequence genome:
cccactcccctcccagagccggggagagaacccaggagtcctggctgagGAACCAGGCAGAGATCCGGGGGTAGGGGGGATTCTCCATGACGTGACCTTTGTCTTACACACAGGAACCGGGCACcagactctgtctctctctggggcTCAGGATCCAGCCCCCGCGCAGGCAGAGGGTACGCATTACCATTGCTAATTGTTAGCTGCATTACGGTAGCATTCAGTTGCGCCAGTCCAGGCCCAGGACCCAATGTGCTGTACAGCATCTAtgtattaggtgcattacggtagcgCTGGGTGCGGTACATCGCCCTTGCtaggtattaggtgcattacggtagcgCTCGGTGCAGTACATCACCCTTGCtaggtattaggtgcattacggtagtGCTGGGTGCGGTTCATCACCCTTGCtaggtattaggtgcattacggtagcgCTGGGTGCGGTGCATCGGCCTTGCtaggtattaggtgcattacggtagcaCTCGGTGCGGTGCATCGCCGTTGCtaggtattaggtgcattacggtagtGCTGGGTGCGGTACATCGCCGTTGCtaggtattaggtgcattacggtagcgCTGGGTGCGGTACATCACCCTTGCTAGGTATTAAGTGCATTACGGTAGTGCTGGGTGTGGTACATCGCCCTTGCtaggtattaggtgcattacggtagcgCTCGGTGCGGTACATCGCCCTTGCtaggtattaggtgcattacggtagcgCTGGGTGTGGTACATCGCCATTGCtaggtattaggtgcattacggtagtGCTGGGTGCGGTACATCGCCCTTGCtaggtattaggtgcattacggtagcgCTGGGTGCGGTACATCGCCATTGCtaggtattaggtgcattacggtagcgCTGGGTGCGGTACATCGCCGTTGCtaggtattaggtgcattacggtagcgCTCGGTGCGGTACATCACTCTTGCtaggtattaggtgcattacggtagtGCTGGGTGCGGTGCATCGCCGTTGCtaggtattaggtgcattacggtagcgCTCGGTGCGGTACATCGCCCTTGCtaggtattaggtgcattacggtagcgCTGGGTGCGGTGCATCGCCGTTGCtaggtattaggtgcattacggtagcgCTCAGTGCGGTACATCGCCCTTGCtaggtattaggtgcattacggtagtGCTGGGTGCGGTGCATCGGCCTTGCtaggtattaggtgcattacggtagcgCTCGGTGCGGTACATCACCCTTGCtaggtattaggtgcattacggtagcaCTGGGTGCGGTACATCGCCGTTGCtaggtattaggtgcattacggtagcgCTCGGTGCGGTACATCACCCTTGCtaggtattaggtgcattacggtagcgCTGGGTGCGGTACATCACCCTTGCtaggtattaggtgcattacggtagcgCTGGGTGCGGTACATCGCCCTTGCtaggtattaggtgcattacggtagcgCTGGGTGCGGTACATCACCCTTGCtaggtattaggtgcattacggtagcgCTCGGTGCGGTACATCACCCTTGCtaggtattaggtgcattacggtagcaCTGGGTGCGGTACATCGCCGTTGCtaggtattaggtgcattacggtagcgCTCGGTGCGGTACATCACCCTTGCtaggtattaggtgcattacggtagcgCTGGGTGCGGTACATCACCCTTGCtaggtattaggtgcattacggtagcgCTGGGTGCGGTACATCGCCCTTGCtaggtattaggtgcattacggtagcgCTGGGTGCGGTACATCACCCTTGCtaggtattaggtgcattacggtagcgCTCGGTGCGGTACATCACCCTTGCtaggtattaggtgcattacggtagcaCTGGGTGCGGTACATCACCCTTGCtaggtattaggtgcattacggtagcaCTGGGTGCGGTACATCGCCCTTGCtaggtattaggtgcattacggtagcgCTGGGTGCGGTACATCACTCTTGCtaggtattaggtgcattacggtagcgCTGGGTGCGGTGCATCGGCCTTGCtaggtattaggtgcattacggtagcgCTGGGTGCGGTGCATCGCCCTTGCtaggtattaggtgcattacggtagtGCTGGGTGCGGTGCATAGGCCTTGCtaggtattaggtgcattacggtagcgCTCGGTGCAGTACATCGCCCTTGCTAGGTATTAGGTGCATTATGGTAGTGCTGGGTGCGGTGCATCGGCCTTGCtaggtattaggtgcattacggtagcgCTCGGTGCGGTGCATCGCCGTTGCtaggtattaggtgcattacggtagcgCTGGGTGCGGTGCATCGCCCTTGCtaggtattaggtgcattacggtagtGCTGGGTGCGGTACATCACCCTTGCtaggtattaggtgcattacggtagtGCTGGGTGCGGTTCATCACCCTTGCtaggtattaggtgcattacggtagcgCTGGGTGCGGTGCATCGCCCTTGCtaggtattaggtgcattacggtagcgCTCGGTGCGGTACATCGCCATTGCtaggtattaggtgcattacggtagtGCTGGGTGCGGTTCATCACCCTTGCtaggtattaggtgcattacggtagcgCTGGGTGCGGTGCATCGCCCTTGCtaggtattaggtgcattacggtagtGCTGGGTGCGGTTCATCACCCTTGCtaggtattaggtgcattacggtagtGCTGGGTGCGGTGCATCGCCCTTGCtaggtattaggtgcattacggtagtGCTGGGTGCGGTACATCGCCCTTGCtaggtattaggtgcattacggtagcgCTGGGTGCGGTACATCGCCGTTGCtaggtattaggtgcattacggtagcgCTCGGTGCGGTACATCGCCGTTGCtaggtattaggtgcattacggtagcgCTGGGTGCGGTACATCACCGTTGCtaggtattaggtgcattacggtagcgCTGGGTGCGGTACATCAACCTTGCtaggtattaggtgcattacggtagtGCTGGGTGCGGTTCATCACCCTTGCtaggtattaggtgcattacggtagcgCTGGGTGCGGTACATCACCGTTGCtaggtattaggtgcattacggtagcgCTGGGTGCGGTACATCACCCTTGTtaggtattaggtgcattacggtagcgCTGGGTGCGGTACATCACCCTTGCtaggtattaggtgcattacggtagtGCTGGGTGCGGTGCATCGCCCTTGCtaggtattaggtgcattacggtagtGCTGGGTGCGGTACATCGCCCTTGCtaggtattaggtgcattacggtagtGCTGGGTGCGGTGCATCGCCCTTGCtaggtattaggtgcattacggtagtGCTGGGTGCGGTACATACCGATGGCTATTTTTTAGGTccgtggttttcaaactgtgggtcgcgaccCGATACTGGGTCgcggaatggaaggcactgggtcgcggcggctctgtcagcactgccgaccaggcCGTTAAGGGTCCCGTcctggtgctgcccggctaaggcaggcccGGTTCTGACACCCcactgcgccctggaagtggcggggggaggggctccgcgcgctgccctcgccccaagcaccggctccgcactcccattggctgggaaccggccaatgggagctggggaacaATGCCTGTGGGCAAGTCACACGGAGCCACTTGCgtccctccgcctaggagccggacccgCTGCTTCCGGGGAGCAGCGTggtccacggtgccaggacagtcgggaagcctgcctctgcaccccggctGCTACGCCGcccgggagccgcccgaggtaagcccgtgccccaatcccttgccccagcccagagccccccaaaacccaaacctctcatccccggcaccccaaacctctcatccccggccccagcccagagctctgaccccctcccgcaccccacccccctgccttgagccccctcccacaccctgaacacctcattcctggccccacccctgcactccaaccctcttccccacccctgagctcctcccacaccccaaacccctcatccccagctctgttcggtcgtgggcatcaacagttttcttcaactgggttgccagaaaaaaagtttgaaaaccactgtattaggtgcattacggtagcaCTGGGTGTGGTACATCATGATTGCTATTTATTAGGTGCGTTACGGtagcgctaggtgctgtacagacccaTACGGGTGTTCTTAGCAGAGCTGTGGAAGGAATCACCCCCCCCATGTTGCCCCTTTTGAGGACCATCAGGGACCCCATGCAGAACACCCCCCCACGAATTTCAGGGCTGTCCCAGTGCCCCCCAAAAGCCAGGGAACAGGGCTGGAGCCAAGCCCCACaagccaggtcagacccacccccggACTGGGAGAGGCCTCGTCCGTGGGCCTGCGTCACACCAAGATCCCTGCATGAGCCGCAGCAGCCATGGGACAGGGCAGAGACGGGGTCTGTGTTCGCGAGCTCGGGGATTTCgggtgctgtggggggagaaCTGCAAGGAGGATcggccccaaccccaccccctgcagcacagcgccccctagcaccacGCTAGGGAATCGGGGCCAGCTGGGGACCTGGCCCCATTGAGGACAGTGGCGCTATGGCCCATTGACCCAGCGGGGGGTGTGCTGAGACGGTAGCCATGGgaatccggggggggggagaaccacAGATTTTGGAAGAGGACTGGGAGTGGAGGCCCCTTTCAGGAGACCCTACAATTACCAAGCAATGCACGCGGCCCCCCGCCCGCccgagagaccctacaataaccaAGCAAAGCACGCGGCCCCCCGCCCGCccgagagaccctacaataacacggCCATTTTGCCTTAGCTGAGGGAGGGGATCGCCTAGCTTGTCTGGAAGCCCCCTCAGACCTCGCTGTCGAAGGCCTTGACCAGAACCCGCTGGGAGTCAGCCGCCAGCTCCTCCAGGCACTGGCTGAGCATGGAGTAGGTGGTGTGGAAGGAGATGCCCCCGGAGGCCAGCGCCCCGTAGATGGGGATCCGGTGGAAGAAGAAGTTGACCACCACCAAGGCCCCGCCGGTGGCCTTCCCCAGCAGCCCGATCACCACCTCCTTGTTGATGCCGCGCCCCAGCACGCTGTGCACCTCAGCCCGCAGCGCCTCCAGCGGCTTCCCGGCCCGCTCCGCCAGCCGGGCCAGGGAGGCCGCGTCCAGCCCGAAATCCCGCCGGTAGGCAGCCAGCTTCCTCAGCAGGATGGAGACGTCGCAGGTGAAGGCCAGCCCCGGCAAGGGCACGGCGGCCACCAGGCTGGAGACCAAGGCCACCTTCCAGACCTCCTGGTGGAGCAGCTGCCGCTTCTTCTCGATGATGGCCCCCGAGAGgttgggcagggagaggaggaaggcgTGACGCTTGTGCCCGGGCAGCTCCCGCTCCAAGGTGTCCTCGAAGGCCTGGAAGTCGTATTTCTCTATCTCGAAGCTGCTGAGGAGGAAGACCTTGGTGTCGCCCAGCCCGGCCTGGCTCAGCCGTTCCCGGCAGTCCCTCCTGATCTCCTCCAGCACCTCCTCTTCCTCGGGTGGGTTCTTCCTCCTCCGCGTGGCCTCCAGGTCGTTGTCGACCTTGGCGCGCACGAAGTAGAAGCGTTTGCCTTGCTCCACGATGGCCTGGGCCAGGCGGACGTGGTTCTCCTTGAACCTCTCCGAGGCCAGGATGATGAAGAAGTCGTAGCGAGGGAACTCCACGGCCTCGAGGTAGCAGTCGGCCCGGAAGCTGGGCGTGCCGATGCCGGGCAGGTCCCACAGCGTCACGTTGGGGTAGCCGGGGTAAGGGTAGGCCGTGGGCTGGGCCGTGGTCTCGGTCACACCGGTCTGGGCCGCCCCCTCGTCCTCGTCCCCCAGGCCTCGCAGGGCATTGACGAAGGTGGACTTGCCGGCCCCCGACTCCCCGGTGACGGCCACATCCAGCCGGGCGTTCCAGAGGGTCTCCAGGCTGCACTGGACCCGGGTCACCACCTCTGCCAGGCCACCCAGCTCGTAGGCCTCCTGGATCTCGGCCACCTCCCACTCGCTGATCTGCTCAAAGCCGGAGATCACCGGGTGCAGCACCCTGCGGGCACAGGGGGCATGAGACAATGGGTGGCACTGGGGGGGGCGATAGAAGGGGCATGAGATGCTGGTGGGGACTGAACAGAGTAAGAAAGGACCAGGGAGTACGGGGAGAGGGGTCGGAGTGGgggggaggcagagcaggggagacatggggtgaggagtggggggaCCAGTGAGTGTGAGACATGTCGGGGACTGGCTGGGTGTTGGGATCTCTGGGAGACCCTAAAATAACAAACCACTTGAGACCCTGTAAAAAGAACCCAAGCACTGCATGCAGCCCTCCaaagagaccctacaataacaccccaCTTGAGGCCCTTCCCCCCACAACAACCAAAGTCGTCTCCTCAAGAAACCCTACAAAAGCCCTACCTCCCCCGAGCATGCCCACTCTAGGAGCCCACCCGGGAGACCCTACAATAAACAAGCCGCACCTCTCGTACACCCTGACGTCTCCCACCAGAGCCTGGCGCAGCAGGGGCCCGTCCAGCTCCTGGGGCTCGTGGCCAGAGACGAGGAAGACGACGGGCGGGGGCTCCCCGAGGCCATGGGCCACCAGAGACTGGGCGCAGGCGGCCCGGAGGGCATCGAGGGCCTGGGCCCGGTCATAGCGCCCACCCAGGAGCCGCCGGAGGGTGTGCAGGTCCAGGTCGGCCTTGGTGCGGGCAAAGTGGACCATCTTGCCAGCGCCGCGGGCCTCCTGGGCCAGGCGGGCATGGCTGGCGCCGAAGAGCCCGTCGGTGGCCAGGACCACCACGTCCCCCTCGGCCAGCCAGCGCGCCGGCCCCTCGCCCTCCGTCAGGGGCAGCTCCCAGAGCAGCAGGTTGGGCCAGGCCGGGTCGGGGTACAGCACGGGCCCCCCGGAGCTAGCCGGGGCCCCCAGCGGGGCCGCGCGGGCGTCGTCCTCCGCCAGGCCCCGCGCGGCGTTGAGCAGGGCCGACTTGCCGCAGCCCGGCACCCCCACGATCACGACCGAGACGTCGCCCCGGTCTCGGGAGCCCGGCGAGGCGTCCgccgggggctgcgggggcaTTTCGGGGCCCGGGGCTTCGTTCATCTGGGTGCTGCGGAGACAGAAGGAGACGTGATTGTCAGGGGGGTGGCTCCGGGGGTCTGTCCCCTACCCCGACACTCCCAACCCCCGACATCCAACCCCCTCTTGACCGTGCCCCACCCCGC
Encoded here:
- the LOC140902556 gene encoding interferon-inducible GTPase 5-like: MNEAPGPEMPPQPPADASPGSRDRGDVSVVIVGVPGCGKSALLNAARGLAEDDARAAPLGAPASSGGPVLYPDPAWPNLLLWELPLTEGEGPARWLAEGDVVVLATDGLFGASHARLAQEARGAGKMVHFARTKADLDLHTLRRLLGGRYDRAQALDALRAACAQSLVAHGLGEPPPVVFLVSGHEPQELDGPLLRQALVGDVRVYERVLHPVISGFEQISEWEVAEIQEAYELGGLAEVVTRVQCSLETLWNARLDVAVTGESGAGKSTFVNALRGLGDEDEGAAQTGVTETTAQPTAYPYPGYPNVTLWDLPGIGTPSFRADCYLEAVEFPRYDFFIILASERFKENHVRLAQAIVEQGKRFYFVRAKVDNDLEATRRRKNPPEEEEVLEEIRRDCRERLSQAGLGDTKVFLLSSFEIEKYDFQAFEDTLERELPGHKRHAFLLSLPNLSGAIIEKKRQLLHQEVWKVALVSSLVAAVPLPGLAFTCDVSILLRKLAAYRRDFGLDAASLARLAERAGKPLEALRAEVHSVLGRGINKEVVIGLLGKATGGALVVVNFFFHRIPIYGALASGGISFHTTYSMLSQCLEELAADSQRVLVKAFDSEV